The following are encoded in a window of Sutcliffiella horikoshii genomic DNA:
- a CDS encoding response regulator transcription factor codes for MIRIVIAEDQRMMLGALGSLLDLEDDMEVVGMAGNGEEAVALFHKYKPDVCIMDIEMPEKTGLEAAEELKGLGCKIIILTTFARTGYFQRALKAGVTGYLLKDSPSEDLANSIRSIMSGRRVYAPELMDDFYGEENPLTEREKAVLELVADGKNTQEIADELSIKSGTVRNYISNILDKLEVKNRIEAITQSKEKGWFK; via the coding sequence ATGATACGGATAGTAATAGCAGAGGACCAACGCATGATGTTAGGCGCCTTAGGTTCATTACTAGATTTGGAAGATGATATGGAAGTGGTCGGAATGGCTGGAAACGGGGAAGAGGCTGTAGCTTTATTTCACAAATATAAGCCAGATGTTTGTATTATGGATATTGAGATGCCAGAGAAAACTGGTTTGGAAGCAGCTGAAGAGTTAAAGGGCCTTGGGTGCAAAATCATCATATTGACCACATTTGCAAGAACAGGGTATTTCCAGAGAGCCTTGAAAGCGGGAGTTACCGGTTACTTACTTAAAGACAGTCCAAGTGAAGATCTGGCCAACTCCATTCGAAGCATCATGTCGGGAAGACGCGTTTATGCCCCGGAATTAATGGATGACTTCTACGGAGAAGAAAATCCGCTCACTGAGAGGGAAAAAGCGGTTCTGGAGCTTGTGGCTGACGGCAAAAATACGCAGGAAATTGCAGATGAGTTAAGCATAAAATCAGGTACTGTTAGAAATTATATTTCTAACATACTGGATAAACTTGAAGTGAAAAACAGAATTGAAGCGATTACTCAATCCAAGGAAAAAGGTTGGTTTAAGTAA
- a CDS encoding rhodanese-related sulfurtransferase, with product MSQDYRVLLYYKYVDIENPEEVTQEHLEFCKELGLKGRILIAKEGINGTVSGTIEQTDAYIEHMNAHPLFSDIIYKVDEVTEHAFPKMKVRYRPELVTLRLENDIDPRKTTGKHLKPKEWLEALQSEDTVVIDARNDYEYELGHFRGAVKPDINTFKELPQWIKENKKNFEGKKILTYCTGGVRCEKFSGWLLEEGFEDVSQLDGGIVTYGKDPEVQGELWDGQCYVFDERISVPINQKEHVVVGKDHFSGEPCERYVNCANPECNKKILSSEENEHKYLRSCSHECRVDPRNRYIIEHGLTEEEVSKRMDAIKEEVTN from the coding sequence ATGAGTCAAGACTATAGAGTATTATTGTATTATAAATATGTAGATATTGAGAATCCTGAAGAGGTTACTCAAGAACACCTGGAATTCTGTAAAGAGCTAGGATTGAAAGGCCGAATATTAATTGCAAAAGAAGGGATTAACGGTACCGTTTCAGGTACGATTGAGCAAACAGATGCTTATATCGAGCATATGAATGCACATCCTTTGTTCTCAGATATCATTTATAAAGTAGATGAAGTAACTGAACATGCATTCCCTAAAATGAAGGTTCGTTATCGTCCAGAATTGGTGACATTACGTTTGGAAAATGATATTGATCCACGCAAAACTACAGGAAAGCATTTAAAACCAAAAGAATGGTTGGAAGCATTACAAAGCGAAGATACAGTTGTTATCGATGCTCGTAATGATTATGAGTACGAGCTTGGGCATTTCCGAGGTGCAGTGAAACCGGATATTAATACGTTCAAAGAGCTTCCTCAATGGATCAAAGAAAACAAAAAGAATTTTGAAGGCAAAAAGATTCTGACGTATTGTACTGGCGGAGTACGTTGTGAAAAGTTCTCTGGATGGCTGCTTGAAGAAGGTTTTGAGGATGTTTCCCAGCTGGATGGAGGAATTGTCACGTACGGGAAAGACCCTGAAGTGCAAGGTGAACTATGGGATGGACAATGCTATGTATTTGACGAGCGCATCAGTGTTCCAATCAATCAAAAAGAACATGTAGTAGTAGGTAAGGACCACTTTTCAGGTGAACCTTGCGAGCGCTATGTAAACTGTGCAAACCCTGAGTGCAATAAAAAAATATTGAGCTCTGAGGAAAACGAACACAAATACTTGCGCAGTTGCTCCCATGAATGCCGTGTAGACCCAAGAAACCGCTATATCATTGAGCACGGATTAACTGAAGAAGAAGTAAGCAAAAGAATGGATGCAATTAAAGAAGAAGTTACAAACTAA
- the clpP gene encoding ATP-dependent Clp endopeptidase proteolytic subunit ClpP, producing MNTIPYVIEQSSRGERSYDIYSRLLKDRIIMIGEEINDQIANSVVAQLLFLAADDPEKDISIYINSPGGSTTAGFAILDTMHYIKPDVRTICIGMAASFGAMLLMAGAKGKRLALPNSEIMIHQPLGGARGQATEIEISARRILKLKADLHKMIADYTGQPIEKIERDTDRDNFMTAGEAKEYGIIDEVIKKG from the coding sequence ATGAATACGATACCTTATGTTATTGAACAATCAAGTAGGGGAGAGCGTTCTTATGATATTTACTCGCGCTTACTGAAAGACCGTATCATCATGATTGGGGAAGAAATCAATGATCAGATCGCAAATAGCGTCGTTGCCCAATTACTATTTTTAGCCGCCGATGACCCGGAAAAGGACATATCCATCTATATTAATAGCCCAGGCGGATCTACTACCGCTGGTTTTGCTATCCTTGATACGATGCACTATATCAAACCAGACGTTCGAACAATCTGCATTGGAATGGCAGCTTCTTTTGGAGCAATGCTCCTAATGGCTGGAGCGAAAGGGAAGAGGTTGGCATTACCTAACAGTGAAATTATGATTCATCAGCCGCTCGGTGGTGCAAGAGGTCAAGCAACGGAAATTGAAATATCAGCTCGTAGAATCCTGAAGTTAAAGGCTGACCTTCATAAAATGATTGCTGATTATACTGGACAGCCAATTGAAAAGATTGAGCGGGATACAGACAGAGATAATTTTATGACTGCAGGTGAAGCAAAGGAATACGGAATTATCGATGAGGTAATTAAAAAGGGATAA
- a CDS encoding DUF1292 domain-containing protein gives MEKIEVGDIFIVTDENDQEQELEVLGTMDVADSVYVAVGFVEEIAKETTGDVDIFFLKVEEDGELSEIETDEEFNEVSAAFEAMVDKEQ, from the coding sequence ATGGAAAAGATAGAAGTAGGAGATATCTTTATTGTGACAGATGAAAATGATCAGGAACAAGAACTTGAGGTACTTGGCACTATGGACGTAGCTGATTCTGTATACGTCGCAGTAGGTTTTGTGGAAGAGATTGCAAAAGAAACGACTGGCGACGTCGATATTTTCTTCTTGAAAGTAGAAGAGGATGGCGAGTTATCAGAAATTGAAACGGACGAAGAGTTCAATGAAGTATCTGCAGCATTTGAAGCAATGGTAGACAAAGAACAATAA
- a CDS encoding DEAD/DEAH box helicase, with protein MTDFLKLGIRKGVNHSLKSMGINTPTPIQEQTIPTVLEGHDVIAQAQTGTGKTLAFVLPILEKVDVNNPETQALILTPTRELAHQITKEIKKLKENIDDLQVLAVYGGQDVNSQLKKLKGAQHVIVATPGRLLDHVRRGTIDLSTISMLVIDEADQMLLMGFLPDIHTITAETFSSRQTMLFSATIPNEIHALAKKYMKQPKHIQIAEKQVTVASINHYAVETTDRRKEGTMLHLIKEHNPYLAIIFCRTKARVQKLTEVLKHEGIECEALHGDIPQSKRNRAMKWFREAKLQYLVATDVAARGLDVEGVTHVYNYDIPQDLETYIHRTGRTGRASGSGEAYTLFAPRDVDFLQMIEKGIEMPLEKLVFKGISIPDRDDYEEERNVNIAKARREKARKKDFTNKNFKR; from the coding sequence GTGACTGATTTTTTAAAGTTAGGGATTCGAAAAGGAGTAAATCATTCCTTAAAATCCATGGGGATCAATACCCCTACCCCAATACAGGAACAAACTATTCCCACAGTACTTGAGGGGCATGATGTTATTGCACAGGCCCAAACCGGCACAGGTAAAACATTGGCTTTTGTCCTTCCTATCTTGGAAAAGGTGGACGTTAATAACCCAGAAACTCAAGCATTGATACTTACACCGACAAGGGAGCTTGCCCATCAAATTACAAAAGAGATAAAAAAGCTAAAAGAAAATATAGATGATTTACAGGTTCTTGCAGTATATGGGGGACAGGATGTTAACTCCCAGCTAAAAAAGCTAAAGGGAGCACAGCATGTAATCGTGGCAACACCTGGACGCTTGCTAGATCATGTGAGAAGAGGAACCATTGATCTTTCCACCATCTCCATGCTCGTCATTGATGAAGCTGATCAAATGCTATTGATGGGTTTTCTACCTGATATTCATACCATTACAGCAGAAACTTTTTCTTCACGCCAGACGATGCTGTTTTCTGCAACAATTCCAAATGAAATTCATGCATTAGCGAAGAAATATATGAAACAACCAAAACATATTCAGATAGCTGAGAAGCAAGTGACAGTAGCTTCCATCAACCATTATGCCGTGGAAACGACGGATCGTCGTAAAGAAGGGACCATGCTTCACCTCATTAAAGAACATAATCCCTATTTGGCCATCATTTTCTGCAGAACAAAGGCGAGGGTGCAGAAGCTAACAGAGGTTCTTAAACATGAGGGAATAGAATGTGAAGCATTACATGGTGATATCCCGCAATCTAAGCGTAACCGAGCGATGAAATGGTTCCGGGAAGCTAAACTTCAATACCTTGTTGCAACAGATGTAGCTGCTCGTGGACTAGATGTAGAAGGCGTGACACATGTCTATAATTATGACATACCTCAGGACTTAGAGACCTATATCCACAGGACTGGCCGGACAGGACGTGCAAGCGGATCAGGAGAAGCGTACACGCTTTTCGCTCCAAGGGATGTGGATTTCCTTCAAATGATAGAAAAGGGGATTGAAATGCCCCTAGAAAAATTAGTATTCAAAGGTATAAGCATTCCTGACCGCGATGACTATGAGGAAGAGCGCAATGTTAATATAGCGAAAGCGAGAAGAGAAAAGGCCAGAAAAAAAGATTTTACCAACAAAAATTTCAAGAGATAG
- a CDS encoding DUF6509 family protein gives MNIKGHEAEKLKDPTGIIEGDRFEFFLDLDIEEEDELYTEQGVYLKVIFAVEDNGQRIAQYQFFEENTNNALNFEMEEEEEQAVLAYCGEHYKAVL, from the coding sequence ATGAATATTAAAGGACATGAAGCAGAAAAGCTCAAAGACCCTACAGGAATTATTGAAGGAGACAGATTTGAATTTTTTCTGGATTTGGATATAGAGGAAGAAGATGAATTGTATACCGAACAAGGTGTTTATTTGAAGGTGATATTCGCCGTTGAAGATAATGGACAAAGAATTGCTCAATACCAATTTTTTGAAGAGAATACAAACAACGCACTGAATTTCGAAATGGAAGAAGAAGAAGAGCAGGCTGTATTGGCATATTGCGGTGAACATTACAAGGCAGTGCTTTAA
- a CDS encoding site-2 protease family protein: MGKVVFTLFGINDLWKFFFSFFLVLPIVTIIHELGHYFFAKLFGGKVIVHIGTGNVLFKIGSIRIRKLYFYDGWCEYISISKKASKLDKILVYLGGSIFNILSIFILNTLILNEVLEPSIFFYQFTYFSFYFLFFSLFPINHLNGCPSDGMAALNILTNRKFSKNPSN, translated from the coding sequence TTGGGAAAGGTAGTGTTTACATTGTTCGGAATAAATGATTTGTGGAAATTTTTCTTCTCTTTTTTTCTAGTCTTACCTATTGTGACAATTATTCATGAGTTAGGGCATTATTTCTTTGCAAAGCTATTTGGCGGTAAAGTTATTGTCCATATTGGAACCGGCAATGTCCTTTTCAAGATTGGCTCGATACGAATCAGGAAGTTATATTTTTATGATGGTTGGTGCGAATATATTTCCATAAGCAAAAAAGCTTCTAAACTTGATAAGATTTTAGTCTATTTAGGAGGATCAATTTTTAACATTTTGTCCATATTCATCTTAAATACATTAATATTAAACGAAGTATTGGAGCCAAGTATCTTCTTCTATCAGTTTACTTATTTTTCATTTTATTTTTTGTTCTTTTCTTTATTTCCAATTAATCACCTGAATGGCTGCCCTAGTGATGGGATGGCCGCCTTAAATATATTAACGAATAGAAAGTTCAGTAAAAACCCGTCTAATTAA
- a CDS encoding sensor histidine kinase, with protein sequence MKKRYLMFQKGSGISPYIWSVFSILPFYFIFQSSSTPEIIVGICLTILFFIAYRFAFISYKWPVYLWTCLLIGISITMTILFHFIYFAFYIAYYNGKIKNKIAFTVLYIIHLIATTVAININVVMRDELFLKQIPFVVIIWIAVILLPFNLYNKRKQDQLEEQLDVANKRISELIIQEERQRIARDLHDTLGQKLSLIGLKSDLARKVMTKNPDQAKSELKDVQQTARTALNEVRQMVSQMRGIRLKEEFVRIKQILDAAQIDLKLEHDLPLKDNSLFLENILSMCLKEAVTNVVKHSKASKCTVTMEQLGDEIRLTIRDNGVGMTEQDDIGKGSGLLGIRERLEFVNGQMEISGEQGTTIRIKVPKMVNQREQEEKA encoded by the coding sequence ATGAAAAAGAGATATTTAATGTTTCAAAAAGGTTCTGGAATATCACCATATATCTGGAGCGTATTCAGCATCCTTCCGTTTTATTTTATTTTTCAATCATCATCCACCCCCGAAATAATAGTTGGGATATGTTTAACGATTCTATTTTTTATTGCTTATAGATTTGCATTCATCTCTTATAAGTGGCCTGTCTACCTATGGACTTGTTTACTGATAGGAATTTCCATTACCATGACAATCTTGTTTCATTTCATTTACTTTGCTTTCTATATAGCTTATTACAATGGAAAAATTAAAAATAAAATAGCCTTTACTGTGCTATATATCATTCATTTGATTGCAACTACAGTAGCAATCAACATAAATGTCGTCATGAGGGACGAATTATTCTTAAAACAAATCCCGTTTGTCGTTATCATTTGGATTGCAGTGATTTTACTACCATTTAATCTTTACAATAAGCGAAAACAAGATCAGCTAGAAGAACAGTTGGATGTTGCTAATAAAAGAATTTCTGAGCTTATCATTCAAGAAGAAAGACAACGGATTGCAAGAGATCTGCATGATACACTTGGACAAAAACTTTCGTTAATCGGCTTGAAGAGCGATCTTGCTAGGAAAGTAATGACTAAGAATCCTGACCAGGCAAAATCGGAGCTAAAGGATGTTCAACAAACAGCCCGGACCGCCTTGAATGAAGTGAGACAAATGGTGTCTCAAATGAGGGGAATACGATTAAAAGAGGAATTTGTAAGGATAAAACAAATACTTGATGCTGCACAGATAGACCTAAAATTGGAGCATGATTTACCTTTAAAGGACAATTCATTGTTCTTAGAGAACATATTGAGTATGTGCTTGAAAGAAGCGGTTACGAATGTAGTTAAACATAGTAAAGCATCAAAATGTACGGTTACGATGGAGCAGCTGGGAGATGAAATCAGACTGACCATTCGTGACAACGGGGTTGGAATGACAGAGCAGGATGATATAGGTAAAGGCAGCGGACTGCTCGGCATTAGAGAAAGACTGGAATTTGTAAATGGCCAGATGGAGATTAGCGGGGAACAGGGAACAACCATCCGAATCAAGGTGCCCAAAATGGTCAATCAGAGGGAACAGGAGGAGAAAGCATGA
- a CDS encoding TetR/AcrR family transcriptional regulator: MDGFQRRREQKKQDILEAALALFMEYGVQKVSISEIAQKANVSQVTIYNYFESKQKLTSGVFGYYIKKTSDDFEKLIHSNIPFPEKIKQIIFNKKEISKQIHEEFYHFMMKEYATEGNIIEKIYVEKALPYFAKLFEEGKEQGYVNPNLSQEAILFYVQMLKDYMQREEVYQKVLPLTEDITNIFFYGIIGKKE, from the coding sequence ATGGACGGTTTTCAACGACGGAGAGAACAAAAGAAACAAGATATCCTAGAGGCAGCTTTGGCACTTTTTATGGAATATGGAGTCCAGAAAGTATCCATATCCGAAATAGCGCAAAAAGCCAATGTTTCGCAAGTAACAATCTATAATTACTTTGAAAGCAAACAAAAATTAACAAGCGGTGTGTTTGGTTACTATATAAAAAAAACTTCTGACGATTTTGAAAAACTCATTCATAGTAATATTCCGTTCCCAGAGAAAATCAAACAAATTATTTTCAATAAAAAAGAAATCTCTAAGCAGATTCATGAAGAATTTTATCATTTTATGATGAAAGAATATGCAACGGAAGGTAATATCATCGAGAAAATCTATGTGGAAAAGGCACTTCCCTATTTTGCGAAGCTTTTTGAAGAAGGAAAGGAACAAGGATATGTTAATCCAAACCTTTCCCAGGAGGCAATTCTTTTCTATGTACAGATGCTGAAAGATTATATGCAAAGAGAAGAAGTATATCAGAAAGTGCTTCCGTTAACAGAAGACATTACGAATATCTTTTTTTACGGCATTATCGGTAAAAAAGAGTAA
- a CDS encoding L-cystine transporter, whose translation MDTLFIVLNIILLLLLCFGLYTMQKKGVSFSKRVFSALGIGIVFGLGLQFIYGSGSEVLSGSIDWFNIVGSGYVKFLQMIVMPLVFISIIAAFTRLTLKSNIGKISALIIGILIGTTAVAAAVGIGTTLVFDLEAIEIEQGEAETVRGEQMEQRAGDLASKTFPQQMLDFIPSNVFLDFTGARSTSTIAVVIFAAFIGIAYLGVRRKNPEQAESFSKIVDTFYTIIMRVVTLILRLTPYGVLALMTRVTATSDYGAIAKLGQFVAASYVALAIVFGIHLILLAVAGLNPLTYVRKAIPVLSFAFTSRTSAGALPLNIKTQTKEFGVSDGIANFAGSFGLSIGQNGCAGVYPAMLAVMIAPTVGINPLDPSFLFMLIVIVAISSFGVAGVGGGATFAAILVLSAMDLPIALAGLLISVEPLIDMGRTAVNVSGSMTAGVLTSKVTNDLDTSVFNSKASTDMELDV comes from the coding sequence ATGGATACTTTGTTTATTGTACTTAATATTATTTTATTACTTTTACTCTGCTTTGGGCTTTATACAATGCAAAAGAAAGGCGTTTCTTTTTCTAAGCGCGTTTTCTCTGCATTAGGAATTGGGATTGTTTTTGGTCTTGGCCTTCAGTTTATTTATGGATCAGGTTCAGAAGTATTGAGCGGCTCTATCGACTGGTTCAACATTGTAGGTTCAGGTTATGTAAAATTCCTGCAGATGATTGTTATGCCGTTAGTGTTCATCAGTATCATTGCCGCTTTTACAAGGCTTACATTAAAGAGCAACATCGGTAAGATTAGCGCTTTAATTATTGGTATTTTGATTGGTACGACAGCAGTGGCAGCAGCCGTTGGTATCGGTACCACACTTGTCTTCGATTTGGAAGCGATAGAAATAGAACAAGGCGAAGCGGAAACAGTAAGAGGAGAGCAGATGGAACAGCGAGCGGGGGACCTTGCATCCAAAACCTTCCCGCAACAGATGCTGGACTTCATTCCATCCAATGTGTTCCTTGATTTCACAGGTGCACGTTCAACATCTACCATAGCAGTAGTTATATTTGCCGCATTTATTGGGATTGCCTACTTGGGGGTCAGACGTAAGAACCCGGAACAGGCAGAATCCTTTTCTAAAATAGTTGATACATTCTATACCATCATCATGAGAGTTGTGACATTGATTCTCAGGCTAACTCCTTATGGGGTACTAGCTTTAATGACCAGGGTTACCGCAACAAGTGATTACGGTGCTATCGCTAAACTCGGACAGTTTGTAGCTGCTTCTTATGTCGCACTGGCAATTGTTTTCGGTATCCATTTGATTCTATTAGCTGTTGCCGGTTTAAATCCACTGACCTATGTGCGTAAAGCAATTCCAGTCCTATCGTTTGCCTTTACTTCGCGCACCAGTGCTGGAGCTTTACCATTAAACATTAAAACACAAACGAAAGAATTTGGCGTGTCTGATGGAATTGCCAATTTCGCAGGTTCCTTTGGATTATCCATCGGTCAAAATGGTTGCGCGGGTGTTTATCCAGCCATGCTTGCAGTCATGATTGCACCAACCGTAGGAATAAATCCGTTAGATCCATCCTTCCTATTCATGTTGATTGTCATTGTAGCGATCAGTTCTTTTGGGGTAGCAGGAGTAGGAGGCGGTGCAACCTTTGCAGCCATTCTGGTGCTTTCTGCAATGGACTTACCAATTGCACTGGCAGGATTGTTGATTTCTGTAGAACCACTTATTGATATGGGGCGTACAGCGGTCAATGTAAGCGGCAGTATGACCGCAGGGGTGCTTACGAGCAAGGTGACGAATGACCTTGATACTTCTGTATTTAACAGTAAAGCATCGACTGATATGGAGTTGGATGTTTGA
- a CDS encoding ABC transporter ATP-binding protein, whose protein sequence is MTILETKNLCKTFGKFTALDGVNLNVNSGEVYGFIGPNGAGKSTTIRILLGILKATEGEAKIFGQDAWKDAVEIHKRIAYVPGDVTLWPNLTGGEVIDLFMKLRGGSNTGKREELIERFKLDPSKKCRTYSKGNRQKVALVAAFASNADLYILDEPTSGLDPLMEMVFQECVLEAKTAGKSVLLSSHILSEVEKLCDRVGIIRQGKIIETGTLQELRHLTRTNLLVETTQPVLDIGSLKGVHEVEQKDDALSFQVDAEELTAVMKHVSGFGITKLESSPPTLEELFMRHYEGGGPSKTGSGGEA, encoded by the coding sequence ATGACCATATTAGAGACAAAAAATTTATGTAAAACATTTGGTAAATTCACTGCGTTGGACGGGGTAAATCTAAATGTTAACAGCGGCGAGGTATATGGCTTTATAGGACCAAATGGAGCGGGGAAATCCACTACCATACGTATATTATTGGGAATTCTGAAGGCAACAGAAGGGGAAGCAAAGATATTTGGCCAAGATGCCTGGAAAGATGCAGTAGAGATTCACAAACGCATTGCCTATGTACCTGGTGATGTGACTTTATGGCCAAATCTAACTGGGGGAGAAGTAATTGATCTTTTCATGAAACTTCGTGGAGGGAGCAACACTGGAAAGAGAGAAGAGCTAATTGAAAGATTTAAACTGGATCCGTCAAAAAAATGCAGAACGTATTCTAAAGGAAATCGTCAAAAAGTAGCGTTGGTTGCAGCATTTGCTTCAAATGCGGATCTCTATATATTAGATGAACCTACGTCTGGGCTTGATCCGTTAATGGAGATGGTCTTTCAGGAATGTGTATTAGAGGCTAAGACTGCAGGAAAGAGTGTACTTCTCTCAAGTCATATCCTTTCAGAGGTGGAAAAGCTTTGTGACCGTGTCGGAATTATTCGACAAGGAAAAATCATTGAAACAGGGACGTTACAAGAGTTGAGACACTTAACAAGAACGAACCTCCTTGTCGAAACTACACAGCCTGTACTTGATATTGGTTCTTTAAAAGGAGTACATGAGGTGGAACAGAAGGACGATGCATTATCTTTTCAAGTAGACGCTGAAGAACTCACAGCAGTCATGAAGCATGTAAGCGGGTTTGGTATTACAAAATTAGAGAGCTCTCCTCCTACCTTAGAGGAGCTGTTTATGCGACATTATGAAGGCGGAGGCCCTTCCAAAACGGGATCGGGAGGGGAAGCCTAA
- a CDS encoding glucoamylase family protein — protein MKKLLGLLLISVLVVASVLYFTSTPERTTVQPSNEMEKELLETAEKTFRFFEDYTDLETGLTMDRVDFEQDENKAEHTSPTNIAMYMLGMVSGVELGFISKKEAEQKLEKTLRSLKEMETWNGLYYNWYFTKNGTQKTDWGQFISSVDNGWLTAGLIVTGQYFEGLKELTDPLVEQMDYSTLYDPSVGHLYGGYDKEQESLTPHHYGMLYTEPRVASYLAIGKGDVPEEHWWKLYRTFPPEFDWQSQTPTGAMKDYDGINVFQGIYEYEGIKYVPSWGGSMFEALMPSLVMKENELGVDALGLNNLQHVKGQIRYAEINELDAWGFSPAAIRNNYGEFGAPVLGTEGYEDIATVTPHASFLALEHAPEKVYENLKKLKDMGVYGEDYGYYDTVNLQNGEVAHSYLSLDQGMILASITNFLKKGVIREYFHQDPIGERPEHLLEVEDFEIRD, from the coding sequence TTGAAAAAGTTGCTTGGGTTACTTTTAATTAGCGTTCTGGTTGTTGCTTCTGTTCTTTATTTTACAAGCACTCCAGAAAGGACTACTGTTCAACCGAGTAATGAAATGGAGAAAGAGCTATTGGAAACTGCAGAAAAAACGTTTCGATTCTTTGAAGATTATACAGATCTTGAAACAGGTCTTACCATGGATCGTGTTGATTTTGAGCAGGATGAAAACAAAGCCGAGCACACCTCCCCAACTAATATTGCCATGTATATGTTAGGGATGGTATCTGGTGTGGAACTTGGTTTTATTTCCAAAAAAGAAGCAGAACAAAAACTTGAAAAAACCTTGCGCTCACTTAAAGAAATGGAAACTTGGAACGGACTTTATTACAATTGGTATTTCACTAAGAATGGGACGCAAAAAACAGATTGGGGACAGTTTATCTCAAGTGTTGATAATGGTTGGTTGACAGCAGGATTAATTGTCACGGGGCAGTATTTTGAAGGTTTGAAAGAATTAACAGATCCTCTCGTGGAGCAAATGGATTATTCCACTCTTTATGACCCTTCAGTTGGTCATCTGTACGGAGGTTACGATAAGGAACAAGAAAGCCTCACCCCTCACCATTACGGGATGTTATATACCGAGCCCAGAGTGGCAAGTTACCTTGCTATTGGTAAAGGAGATGTACCTGAGGAACATTGGTGGAAGTTGTACCGAACTTTTCCGCCAGAGTTTGACTGGCAATCTCAAACACCCACTGGAGCTATGAAGGATTACGACGGCATAAATGTTTTTCAAGGAATCTATGAATATGAAGGAATCAAATATGTACCAAGTTGGGGAGGTAGTATGTTTGAAGCGCTGATGCCAAGCCTTGTCATGAAGGAAAATGAACTCGGTGTGGATGCTTTAGGATTGAATAATCTGCAGCATGTAAAAGGTCAAATCCGTTATGCAGAGATTAATGAGTTAGATGCTTGGGGATTCTCCCCTGCAGCAATTCGAAATAATTATGGAGAGTTTGGAGCGCCTGTATTAGGTACAGAAGGTTATGAGGATATAGCAACAGTAACACCGCATGCTAGCTTCCTTGCTTTAGAGCATGCTCCTGAAAAAGTCTATGAAAATCTTAAAAAACTGAAAGACATGGGCGTCTATGGAGAAGATTATGGCTATTATGATACGGTGAATCTTCAGAATGGAGAAGTTGCTCATTCTTACTTATCTTTGGACCAAGGAATGATTTTGGCTTCTATCACCAATTTCTTAAAGAAGGGTGTCATCAGGGAGTATTTTCATCAAGATCCAATTGGAGAAAGACCTGAACATCTATTGGAAGTCGAGGATTTTGAGATAAGGGATTAA
- a CDS encoding sigma factor-like helix-turn-helix DNA-binding protein, whose protein sequence is MKNAKNRMLVETDFSGEEYLQDHYHKLLRYCLFLTKNEWDGNDLAQETMAKTIQHYSHPAVISQGLLKKVAYNKWIDIVRRRQKEILQDVLKEEVYQHHMEKALIITDTLLTHTTPKQAVIFFLTEAFDFQSTEIASMLGTTEGAVKAALHRTRKRINKKEAPNSDLIESLWSEEEKELLPHLFQESLQEEDPGVLIDALPAIFHDNVTTYSLPTHTPINAFNCVA, encoded by the coding sequence GTGAAAAATGCTAAGAATAGAATGTTAGTTGAGACTGATTTTTCCGGGGAAGAGTACCTGCAGGACCATTACCATAAATTGCTTCGATATTGCCTCTTTCTCACAAAAAACGAATGGGATGGAAATGATCTCGCACAGGAAACGATGGCCAAGACAATTCAGCATTACTCTCATCCTGCTGTCATTAGCCAAGGTCTGCTTAAAAAAGTTGCTTACAACAAGTGGATTGATATTGTTCGTAGACGACAAAAGGAAATATTGCAGGATGTTCTTAAAGAAGAGGTGTATCAGCATCATATGGAAAAAGCCCTCATCATTACAGATACACTTCTTACACATACTACGCCAAAACAGGCAGTAATCTTTTTCCTTACAGAAGCATTTGACTTTCAATCAACTGAAATTGCCAGCATGTTAGGAACAACAGAAGGAGCGGTAAAAGCAGCTTTGCACCGTACTAGAAAAAGAATAAACAAAAAAGAGGCACCCAATTCTGACCTTATAGAAAGCCTTTGGAGCGAAGAGGAAAAGGAATTATTGCCACACTTATTTCAGGAAAGTCTGCAGGAAGAAGATCCAGGAGTGCTCATTGATGCCCTTCCGGCTATCTTCCATGATAATGTCACGACGTACTCACTACCTACTCACACTCCTATCAATGCATTTAACTGTGTTGCCTAA